The stretch of DNA CATAAAAAGGTTGCCTGTATATTACCATAACAGCTACCCTGAACCCAATAAAACCAAGCATTTGAGCAACAACCCGTCACCACCTGACCCCGATCATCCCTTTCCTACGACATCCCGGCCACGGGCAGACCCTTCCCCACGAGGTACTCCTTGACCTGCCGGATGGTGAAGGTCCGGAAGTGGAACACGGAGGCAGCCAGGAGCACTTGCGCTCCGCCTTTTGTCACGCCCTCGTAAAAGTGCTCCAGTTTCCCGGCCCCACCGGAGGCGATGATGGGCAGGCCTGCCGCATCGGCGATCATTTTTGTAAACTCCAGGTCGTACCCGGCCAGGGTGCCGTCTCCGTCCATGCTGGTCGGGAGGAGGACGCCGGCTCCCAGCTGCTCACACTGAGTCGCCCATGCCCCGCAGTCTTTTCCCGTCCCCTTTGTACCGCCGGCGACTACGATCTCGAAGCCTGAGGGCATGTCGCTGTTGCGTCGTCCGTCGATGGCCACCGTGATCCTGTCCTTACCGAAGGTCTCAGAAGCCTTCTGGACGAGATCGGGATCAGCCACAGCAGCGCTGTTCATGGAGACATGGTCCGCGCCGGCCTCGAGGGTCATCTCGATATCCTCGATGCTTCCGATCCCGCCGCCCACGGTGAGGGGCATGCTGATGACCGCAGCTACATTCTTCACCCACTCGAGGCGGGTCTTACGGTTCTCGAGGGTCGCAGCGATGTCCAGCATGGCCAGAGCATCGGCTCCCTCCTCTTCATAAAAGGCGGCGTTTTCCACTGGGTCTCCCGCGTCGCGCAGATTAATGAAGTTCACGCCTTTGACCACTCGCCCCTCCTTCATATCCAGGCAAGGCATGATTTTGATCGGCTGCATGGCAAGCTCCTTTCAAATTCTCAGGATTGTGAAGTGAATCAAGCGAACCATACTAAACTACCAATTTCTAAATAGCTGAACAATCAGGAAATCACTTAATCACAGGAACAGCGTGGGGTCAAAGCTCAGATTTTCAGTTTTTTAAAATCATACTATGAGGATCTGAGCTCTGACCCCGTTGACCCTCCTTAAAAACGCCGCCAACCTGTCCAACCAATGGAAACCACCACTATGACGTTTGACTTGGT from bacterium encodes:
- the hisF gene encoding imidazole glycerol phosphate synthase subunit HisF; its protein translation is MQPIKIMPCLDMKEGRVVKGVNFINLRDAGDPVENAAFYEEEGADALAMLDIAATLENRKTRLEWVKNVAAVISMPLTVGGGIGSIEDIEMTLEAGADHVSMNSAAVADPDLVQKASETFGKDRITVAIDGRRNSDMPSGFEIVVAGGTKGTGKDCGAWATQCEQLGAGVLLPTSMDGDGTLAGYDLEFTKMIADAAGLPIIASGGAGKLEHFYEGVTKGGAQVLLAASVFHFRTFTIRQVKEYLVGKGLPVAGMS